The window CATTTTGGCGTTGAACGGCGATGTCTTCGTCACCGGCGAAGGTCCCGATGGAGTTGCGTTGTACAAATTGACCGATGCCGACCGAAACGGGACGCTGGAAAAGATCAAGACGATCGTTCGGTTCAAAGGGACAAGCAAAGAGTACGGGCCTCACGGTCTGACGCTTGGACCCGATGGGATGATCTACGTCACGCTCGGCAACCAAGTTCAAGTCTTGGGCAAGACCGGGGCTGGCGAGACGCTTCGCGACTACTACGAAGGTGACTTACTACAACGATACGAGGACCCAAGTGGTCAATCCGCGGGCGTCAAAGCTCCGGGCGGAACGATCATCCGTACGACAACCGACGGATCGGTTGTCGAACGAGTCGCGGGGGGACTTCGCAATGCTTACGACATGGTGTTTCATCCCTCGGGCCGTCTATTTGTCCACGACTCGGATATGGAATCCGACGCCGGCACGCCTTGGTATCGACCGACGGCACTGTTGGATGTGACCGAGGGCGCGGAATTTGGATGGCGTAGTGGATGGGCGAAATGGCCAGAACACTACATGGATCGATTGCCGAATCTACTCGATACGGGGCGAGCGAGTCCGACAGGGGCCACTTGTTACGAACACTATATGTTCCCGGTCCGCTACCAAAACACGATGTTCTTCGCGGATTGGGCCGGCGGACGTATCTTGAATGTGCGGTTGAAAGAACGCAGCGCAGGCTACATCGCCGATAGCGAGGTGTTTTTGAAGGGGCAACCCCTGAACGTGACCGACTTGGAAGTCGGACCGGACGGGGCGTTGTACTTTGCGACGGGCGGACGTGGCACCTCGGGCGGCGTCTATCGAGTCGTTTACAAGGGAGAAATTCCTGATCGCATGAAGAATCTGGGGACGGGTATTGCTGCGGCGGTGCGCCAGCCTCAACTGAATTCGGCCTGGACCCGGCAAGCGTTGGCGTCCATCAAGCGAGAACTTGGCAACGAGTGGGCTTCACTCGTCGCTGGCGTTGCCTACAGTGAGGACAATCCATCAAACTACCGTGTCCGGGCGCTCGATTTGATGGAATTGTACGGTCCGGTGCCGAGCGAAGAGCTGATCATCGAGCTGAGTCGTGCACCGAGTGAAGCGGTTCGCGCCCGAGCCGCCACCGCAATGGGGCTGCACCCCGGTAAGCATACCGCACAACGGCTGACGGAACTGTTGGTGGACCCGAGCGCTCAAGTGCAACGTTCGGCGTGTGAGGCGATGTTGCGCAGCGACAAGCTGCCGGAAACCGTGGATCCCGTTCTCGAGTTGCTGGCGTCCGAAGACAGGACCTTGGCCTTTGTCGCTCGACGAGTCCTCGAACGAATGCACTTGCACCTTTGGCGTGAAGAGGTGTTGGCGTCCACCGACACGCGGATCGCATTACAAGGGATGTTGGCGTTGATGAATTCGGATCCGACCGAGGCCAACGCGCTTCGCGTGGTTGCGAAGATCAGCGATATGATGACCGACTTTCTCAGCGATGCGGACTTCGTTGACACGCTGCGTGTGTGTCAGGTGGCACTCGACCGTGGTAAGGTCAAGCCAGAAAAGTTGACGGCGCTGAGAGATCAAATCGCCGAGGAGTTTCCTGCTGGTGAAAATCGGATGAACCATGAGTTGATCCGCCTAGCCGCCTACTTGCAAGCAAACCAGGTTGCGGATCGGGCGCTTGACTTTATTGAATCCGACGCGCCGTTGGCGGACCGTTCCCTGGTCGCAATGTGTTTGCAGTTCTTCGCAAACAATTGGAGTGCTGAGCAGCGATTCCGAATCTTAAAGTACTACGAAAACACGGCGACCGCGTCGACTCAAGGCTCCCTGTCGATGTACTTGGTTGACGTCACCAAGGATTTCGCGAAGTCGCTTTCGGATGAAGACGTTCACGCGATCTTGGAACAAGGCTCGGTTTGGCGAAACGCAGCGCTGGCGGCAATCTACAAATTGCCCCGTCCCGTCGATGCCGAGACGGCCAACCTGCTGATCGAATTGGACAAGAAATTGGTTGATGATCCTCAACGTGGCGATGTGGAGCGTCGGCTGCGAACGGGCATCACGGCCATGTTATCGACCTCGAAAGAGCCTGCCTCGGGCGAATACTTGCGGGCGACTTGGCGCAGCGAGCCGGAACGAAG of the Novipirellula artificiosorum genome contains:
- a CDS encoding DUF7133 domain-containing protein is translated as MWETTLYNDRLWGTASSFGKLGDTSPWDHDEDVEVAAQTDQRERFQIQRGFGVQRVLKDEEVGSVIAMTFNEFGHLIVSKENGPLLLVFDRDEDGIPEQVRTYCDKVKSCQGILALNGDVFVTGEGPDGVALYKLTDADRNGTLEKIKTIVRFKGTSKEYGPHGLTLGPDGMIYVTLGNQVQVLGKTGAGETLRDYYEGDLLQRYEDPSGQSAGVKAPGGTIIRTTTDGSVVERVAGGLRNAYDMVFHPSGRLFVHDSDMESDAGTPWYRPTALLDVTEGAEFGWRSGWAKWPEHYMDRLPNLLDTGRASPTGATCYEHYMFPVRYQNTMFFADWAGGRILNVRLKERSAGYIADSEVFLKGQPLNVTDLEVGPDGALYFATGGRGTSGGVYRVVYKGEIPDRMKNLGTGIAAAVRQPQLNSAWTRQALASIKRELGNEWASLVAGVAYSEDNPSNYRVRALDLMELYGPVPSEELIIELSRAPSEAVRARAATAMGLHPGKHTAQRLTELLVDPSAQVQRSACEAMLRSDKLPETVDPVLELLASEDRTLAFVARRVLERMHLHLWREEVLASTDTRIALQGMLALMNSDPTEANALRVVAKISDMMTDFLSDADFVDTLRVCQVALDRGKVKPEKLTALRDQIAEEFPAGENRMNHELIRLAAYLQANQVADRALDFIESDAPLADRSLVAMCLQFFANNWSAEQRFRILKYYENTATASTQGSLSMYLVDVTKDFAKSLSDEDVHAILEQGSVWRNAALAAIYKLPRPVDAETANLLIELDKKLVDDPQRGDVERRLRTGITAMLSTSKEPASGEYLRATWRSEPERRAIIAMALAQAPEGDNWDYLVRSLNILEGDAASEVVGALQGVAIATDDPMAIRQLILLGVRAQSSGKPFEDVEQLLEHWTGMQRPEGAKLSMAPWQKWYAKTYPDRPDAVLPKSDESRWDLEQLVQYLEGDRGRVGNPDLGHHVFAKARCEQCHRSGVDGQSVGPDLTSIARHFSKREIVESILYPGHLVNEKFSSKKVMMLDGNTYVGLVTTESDGSVRVRDSSNRIARAEERQIDQILPSSSSIMPSGLLDDLSMQEISDLMSYLGVVQPVEVASRPE